One window of the Equus caballus isolate H_3958 breed thoroughbred chromosome 2, TB-T2T, whole genome shotgun sequence genome contains the following:
- the MOB3C gene encoding MOB kinase activator 3C: MALCLKQVFAKDKTFRPRKRFEPGTQRFELYKKAQASLKSGLDLRSVVRLPPGENIDDWIAVHVVDFFNRINLIYGTMAERCSETSCPVMAGGPRYEYRWQDERQYRRPAKLSAPRYMALLMDWIEGLINDEDVFPTRIGVPFPRNFQQVCTKILTRLFRVFVHVYIHHFDSILSMGAEAHVNTCYKHFYYFIREFSLVDQRELEPLREMTERICH; the protein is encoded by the exons ATGGCGCTGTGCCTGAAGCAGGTGTTCGCCAAGGACAAGACATTCCGGCCGCGGAAGCGCTTTGAGCCCGGCACACAGCGCTTTGAGCTGTATAAGAAAGCTCAGGCATCGCTCAAGTCGGGCCTGGACCTGCGCAGTGTGGTGAGGCTGCCCCCGGGGGAGAACATTGACGACTGGATCGCCGTGCACGTGGTGGACTTCTTCAACCGCATCAACCTCATCTATGGCACCATGGCGGAGCGCTGCAGCGAGACCAGCTGCCCAGTCATGGCCGGCGGGCCCCGCTACGAGTACCGCTGGCAGGACGAGCGCCAGTATCGGCGGCCGGCCAAGCTCTCGGCGCCGCGCTACATGGCCTTGCTCATGGACTGGATCGAGGGCCTCATTAACGACGAGGATGTCTTTCCCACGCGCATTG GAGTTCCCTTCCCCAGGAACTTCCAGCAGGTCTGCACCAAGATCCTCACCCGCCTCTTCCGCGTCTTTGTCCACGTCTACATCCACCACTTCGACAGCATCCTCAGCATGGGGGCCGAGGCGCACGTCAACACCTGCTACAAGCACTTCTACTACTTCATCCGCGAGTTCAGCCTGGTGGACCAGAGGGAGCTGGAGCCACTG AGGGAGATGACAGAGCGGATCTGTCACTGA